A genomic segment from Colletotrichum higginsianum IMI 349063 chromosome 5, whole genome shotgun sequence encodes:
- a CDS encoding Plasma membrane fusion protein PRM1 yields MFSSRNRQDEAYPAVPDSLRSDSLEMAELRKTQQARADTAPYITPYLSLRARLSQIWLNRWTILLLLVLLRVVLLIASLNDNVDEANQKALSACTKVEDIGSAMASMPHYLSVGVNELSAKGIERTLDGMVAVLGLLITGVQNLIIFVINMMTSMYTCLITAFIHGGLDVASDVTKKVTDAMNKAVGEISNVIDDKSKSLSDGINKAVDAIENSVLGNVLPDFPKVDFSGPVNDLRDLKIDTSGFVGDLNKLNDDLPTFEEVQNMTAEAISFPFNLLKKTVEDAYKGYKFDRSVFPVAQKQALQFCSTNNSISEFFDNLRDMIQKARIIFIVVLSILAVLVIAPMAWLEIMRWRREQKHAKIMASNQYDSMDVVYIASRPMTATWGIKIASHFKGKRQILVRWAIAYATSLPALFVLALAIAGFFSCFCQYILLKAVERQVPALANQVGEFADDVVASLQDVSTSWADGANGVVLSTQNEINNDMLGYVTNATSAVNDTLNTFTNTMTTGLETVFNGTILINPIKDVVRCTIGLKVEAVQKGLTWVHDHSQVSFPLFANDTFSLGAEESISGDSDLNTFLASPSSVTTDEVTGAVTHVTDVLRRGIIQEALISTGILLVYVIVVLVGVIRALVGMAMPDKGRSEGGLRYTGDDRPAMSPRSPPRSRDNDSRFPQFGSDASAVDDDHYSGFRDEKAVKKTSVQGGRVQPMEGHQRQSSYGHLDTTSSTKI; encoded by the coding sequence ATGTTTTCCTCGCGGAATCGACAAGATGAGGCCTATCCGGCCGTGCCCGACTCCCTCAGGTCGGACTCGCTCGAGATGGCGGAGCTTAGAAAGACACAACAAGCGCGAGCCGATACTGCTCCTTACATCACGCCCTACCTCAGCCTCCGTGCCAGACTCTCCCAAATCTGGCTGAACCGGTGGACAATTCTGCTCCTACTTGTCCTGCTCAGGGTCGTCTTGCTgatcgccagcctcaacgaCAATGTCGACGAAGCGAACCAGAAGGCGCTCTCCGCATGTACAAAGGTTGAAGACATCGGCAGCGCCATGGCATCCATGCCTCACTACCTCTCCGTCGGCGTGAACGAGCTGTCGGCCAAGGGCATCGAGAGGACCCTCGACGGCATGGTCGCTGTGCTCGGTCTGCTCATCACCGGTGTCCAGAATctcatcatcttcgtcatcaACATGATGACTTCGATGTACACCTGCCTCATCACTGCCTTCAtccacggcggcctcgacgtcgctTCGGACGTCACCAAGAAGGTCACGGACGCCATGAACAAGGCGGTCGGCGAAATCAGCAacgtcatcgacgacaagTCCAAGAGCCTGTCCGACGGCATCaacaaggccgtcgacgccatcgaaAACTCTGTCCTCGGCAACGTCCTACCCGACTTCCCAAAAGTCGACTTCTCGGGGCCCGTCAACGATCTGCGTGACCTCAAGATCGACACCAGCGGCTTTGTCGGCGATTTGAACAAGCTCAACGACGACCTTCCTACTTTCGAAGAGGTCCAGAACATGACTGCCGAGGCTATCTCGTTCCCGTTCAACCTCCTCAAGAAGACCGTCGAAGATGCCTACAAGGGATACAAGTTCGACCGATCCGTCTTCCCTGTCGCCCAAAAACAGGCACTCCAGTTCTGTTCGACCAACAACAGCATATCTGAGTTCTTCGACAACCTGCGAGACATGATCCAGAAGGCGcgcatcatcttcatcgtcgttCTCTCCATCCTCGCTGTGCTGGTCATCGCGCCGATGGCGTGGTTGGAGATCATGCGCTGGAGACGCGAGCAGAAGCACGCCAAGATCATGGCCAGCAACCAGTACGACTCGATGGACGTCGTCTACATCGCATCCCGTCCCATGACTGCCACCTGGGGCATCAAGATCGCGTCTCACTTCAAAGGCAAGCGGCAGATCCTCGTGCGATGGGCCATTGCGTACGCCACGTCGCTTCCCGCTCTTTTTGTCCTGGCCCTTGCCAtcgccggcttcttctcttgCTTCTGCCAGTACATCCTTCTCAAGGCGGTCGAGAGACAGGTGCCTGCGCTCGCCAATCAAGTGGGTGAgttcgccgacgacgtcgttgcTTCGCTCCAGGACGTCTCCACGTCGTGGGCTGACGGTGCCAACGGTGTGGTGCTGTCGACGCAGAACGAGATCAACAACGATATGCTCGGATACGTCACCAAcgccacctcggccgtcaACGACACGTTGAACACCTTCACCAACACCATGACAACCGGTCTGGAGACGGTTTTCAACGGCACCATCCTCATCAATCCCATCAAGGACGTCGTCCGTTGCACGATCGGGCTCAAGGTCGAGGCAGTCCAAAAGGGACTCACCTGGGTCCACGACCACTCGCAGGTCTCGTTCCCTTTGTTTGCCAACGACACCTTCAGCCTAGGTGCCGAGGAGTCCATCTCGGGCGATTCGGACCTCAACACGTTCCTGGCCTCCCCATCGTCGGTGACCACGGACGAAGTCACTGGCGCCGTGACGCACGTTACTGACGTGCTCCGCCGTGGCATCATCCAGGAGGCTCTCATCTCCACtggcatcctcctcgtctacGTCATTGTCGTTCTCGTCGGTGTCATCCGTGCCTTGGTTGGCATGGCCATGCCAGACAAGGGTCGTAGCGAGGGCGGGTTGCGCTATACGGGGGATGACCGTCCAGCCATGAGCCCGAGAAGCCCTCCCAGATCCCGTGACAACGATTCTCGGTTCCCTCAATTCGGCAGCGACGCATCTGCAGTAGACGACGACCATTACTCAGGATTCCGAgacgagaaggccgtcaAGAAGACGAGTGTCCAAGGCGGCAGGGTACAGCCCATGGAGGGCCATCAAAGACAAAGCTCATATGGACACCTCGACACAACGTCATCCACCAAGATCTAA
- a CDS encoding Tryptophan synthase → MEGIRQTFQRCKAQGRSALVTYVTAGFPTPQDTPDVLLAMEKGGADVIELGAPFTDPIADGPTIQTSNTVALQHGVTIESTLKMVKDARDRGLKAPVMLMGYYNPLLSYGEERLLTDCKTSGVNGFIVVDLPPEEAISFRKLCTKGGLSYVPLIAPATSDARMRILCKLADSFIYVVSRQGVTGASGSLNANLPALVERVKKYSGNKPAAVGFGVSTRDHFLSVSQLADGVVVGSQIITTLQKAAPGELYNDVAKYCSYLCGRDTANEETTREVGIVEAMAAAKEPTNPTVDDTITADQDSELVAELAAMHGKIPDRFGDFGGQYVPESLMDCLSELEEGFNQIKDDPSFWEEYRSYYEYMGRPGHLHLAERLTEYAGGANIWLKREDLNHTGSHKINNALGQLLLAKRLGKTKIIAETGAGQHGVATATVCAKFGMECTVYMGAEDVRRQALNVFRMKLLGAKVVAVEAGSKTLRDAVNEAMRAWVVELDTTHYIIGSAIGPHPFPTIVRTFQSVIGNETKAQMLEKRGKLPDAVVACVGGGSNAVGMFYPFANDPSVKLLGVEAGGDGIDTARHSATLSGGSKGVLHGVKTYILQDKHGQVAETHSISAGLDYPGVGPELSSWKDSERAKYVAATDAEAFIGFRLMSQLEGIIPALESAHGIFGAIELAKTMKKDEDVVICLSGRGDKDVQSVADELPKLGPKIGWDLRF, encoded by the exons ATGGAAGGCATTCGGCAAACATTCCAGCGCTGCAAGGCCCAAGGCCGG TCTGCACTCGTTACCTATGTTACTGCCGGTTTCCCTACGCCCCAGGACACACCTGACGTCCTGTTGGCTATGGAGAAGGGTGGTGCTG ATGTGATCGAACTTGGTGCACCCTTTACCGACCCTATCGCCGACGGCCCGACTATTCAGACATCAAACACT GTTGCGCTGCAACACGGCGTCACGATCGAGTCAACGCTCAAGATGGTCAAGGATGCAAGGGACCGGGGCCTCAAAGCCCCCGTCATGTTGATGGGATACTACAACCCTCTCCTGAGCTATGGCGAGGAGAGACTCTTGACCGACTGCAAGACATCAGGCGTCAACGGCTTCATCGTTGTTGATCTGCcgcccgaggaggccatTTCTTTCCGCAAGCTCTGCACCAAGGGAGG TCTTTCCTACGTTCCCCTTATCGCTCCTGCGACCTCCGACGCTCGCATGAGGATTCTCTGCAAGCTGGCCGACTCCTTCATCTACGTCGTCTCCCGCCAGGGTGTCACCGGCGCGTCCGGCTCTCTGAACGCAAACCTtcccgccctcgtcgagcgtGTCAAGAAGTACAGCGGCAACAAGCCCGCTGctgtcggcttcggcgtcagTACAAGGGACCATTTCCTGAGCGTCTCTCAGCTCGCCGatggcgttgtcgtcggctCCCAGATCATCACAACTCTTCAGAAGGCTGCCCCCGGCGAGCTGTACAACGATGTTGCAAAGTACTGCTCTTACCTCTGCGGCCGCGATACCGCCAATGAGGAGACTACCCGCGAGGTCGGCATCGTAGaagccatggccgccgccaaggagccCACCAACCCCACTGTCGACGacaccatcaccgccgacCAGGACAGTGAGCTTGttgccgagctcgccgccatGCACGGCAAGATTCCCGACCGGTTTGGTGACTTTGGCGGCCAGTACGTCCCCGAGAGCTTGATGGACTGCCTgtccgagctcgaggagggctTCAACCAGATCAAGGACGACCCCTCCTTCTGGGAGGAGTACCGCTCATACTATGAGTACATGGGTCGCCCCGGCCACTTGCATCTCGCAGAGCGCCTGACGGAGtacgccggcggcgccaacaTCTGGCTGAAGCGCGAGGATCTCAACCATACCGGCTCGCACAAGATCAACAATGcccttggccagcttctcctcgcgAAGCGCCTTGGCAAGACCAAGATTatcgccgagacgggcgccGGCCAGCACGGTGTCGCGACCGCCACCGTCTGCGCCAAGTTCGGTATGGAGTGCACCGTCTACATGGGCGCTGAAGACGTCCGCAGACAGGCCCTCAACGTCTTCCGCATGAAGCTCCTCGGCGCAAAggttgtcgccgtcgaggccggcagcAAGACGCTCCGTGACGCCGTCAACGAGGCCATGCGCGCCTGGgttgtcgagctcgacaCGACGCACTACATCATCGGCTCCGCCATCGGCCCTCACCCCTTCCCCACCATTGTCCGCACGTTCCAGTCTGTCATCGGTAACGAGACCAAGGCGCAGATGCTTGAGAAGAGGGGCAAGCtgcccgacgccgtcgtcgcctgcgttggcggcggcagcaacgcCGTCGGCATGTTCTACCCTTTCGCCAACGACCCTTCGGTCAAGCTCCTCGGCGttgaggccggcggcgacggtaTCGACACCGCCAGACACAGCGCCACCCTCTCGGGAGGCAGCAAGGGCGTCCTGCACGGTGTCAAGACGTACATCCTCCAGGACAAGCACGGTCAGGTCGCCGAGACTCactccatctcggccggtCTCGACTACCCGGGCGTCGGCCCTGAGCTCAGCTCCTGGAAGGACAGCGAGCGCGCCAAGTACGTGGCCGCTACCGACGCCGAAGCCTTTATCGGTTTCCGTCTTATGAGCCAACTTGAGGGCATCATCCCCGCGCTCGAGTCGGCGCACGGCATCTTTGGCGCCATTGAGCTCGCCAAGACgatgaagaaggacgaggacgtcgtcatcTGCCTGAGCGGCCGCGGCGACAAGGACGTGCAgagcgtcgccgacgagctgccCAAGCTGGGCCCCAAGATCGGCTGGGACTTGCGCTTCTAG
- a CDS encoding Ribosomal L28 family protein gives MRFNTWRPGSSSLLASLQNLTLTTTTTTTAARAFSTSAPLATKTISLQKIPTSTVPPYPYGPRLLYKQSNNGLYGSARIRHGHNVSEKHHQVTARTWRPNVHYKRLWSDALGAWVRIRLTTRVLRTVEREGGIDAYVTKAKSARVRELGPGGWKLRWLVMQSSAFRTKYAAEREALGVRGEMPEDQTDLVHYMVDAATPGPLSAVSRGIIERRASQMIAEEFVLGEDAELFEAGAHYGEEGLTEGFEKPAPKAKWSS, from the coding sequence atGCGCTTCAACACCTGGAGGCCGGggtcctcttccctcctcgcctccctccaaaacctcaccctcaccaccaccaccaccaccaccgccgcccgcgccttCTCAACATCCGCTCCTCTCGCCACGAAAACGATCTCCCTCCAAAAGATCCCCACCTCCACCGTGCCCCCCTACCCCTACGGCCCGCGCCTCCTCTACAAGCAGTCCAACAACGGCCTCTACGGCTCCGCCCGCATCCGCCACGGCCACAACGTCTCGGAGAAGCACCACCAGGTCACCGCCCGCACCTGGCGCCCCAACGTCCACTACAAGCGCCTCTGGtccgacgccctcggcgcctgGGTCCGCATCCGCCTCACCACCCGTGTCCTGCGCACCGTCGagcgcgagggcggcatcgacgcctACGTCACAAAGGCAAAGTCCGCCCGCGTCAGGGAGCTTGGCCCGGGCGGCTGGAAGCTGCGCTGGCTCGTCATGCAGTCGTCAGCCTTCCGCACGAAgtacgccgccgagagggaAGCCCTCGGCGTCCGCGGCGAAATGCCCGAGGACCAGACCGACCTGGTCCACTACATGGTTGACGCCGCCACCCCAGGCCCGCTGAGCGCCGTCAGCAGGGGCATCATCGAGCGGAGGGCTAGCCAGATGATCGCCGAGGAGTTTGTgctcggcgaggatgccgagcTATTCGAGGCTGGCGCCCACTacggggaggagggcctCACGGAAGGCTTCGAGAAGCCGGCCCCCAAGGCCAAGTGGTCATCGTAG
- a CDS encoding Aspartate aminotransferase: protein MLSTARIATRQAAARRMGALPVSAARAGSTWANVPQGPPTNTGITEAFKADKFEAKINLGVGAYRDDQGKPYVLPSVRAAEEKVIAAKLNKEYAGITGVPEFTKSAAVLAYGADSSALERLAITQSISGTGALRIGGAFLARFYPGAKNIYIPTPSWANHGAVFADSGLAVQKYRYYDQKTIGLDFEGMLADIKAAPKASIFLFHACAHNPTGVDPTPEQWRQISDAVKASGHYAFFDMAYQGFASGNTDTDAFAVRHFVEQGHNVCLAQSFAKNMGLYGERVGAFSIVAQDAEERKRLDSQVKILVRPMYSNPPVHGARIASTILNDAALNRQWLGEVKGMADRIITMRALLKENLEKLGSAHDWSHITSQIGMFAYTGLTPQQMDALAKEHSVYATKDGRISVAGITSGNVGRLAEAIYKVKG from the exons ATGCTGTCCACCGCCAGAATCGCAACCCggcaggccgccgcccgccgcatGGGCGCTCTCCCCGTGTCGGCCGCGCGAGCCGGCTCGACCTGGGCTAACGTCCCTCAAGGTCCTCCT ACAAACACAGGCATCACGGAAGCTTTCAAGGCCGATAAATTCGAGGCCAAGATCAACCTCG GTGTCGGAGCCTACCGCGACGACCAGGGCAAGCCCTACGTCCTGCCTtccgtccgcgccgccgaggagaaggtcatcgccgccaagctGAACAAGGAGTACGCCGGCATCACGGGCGTGCCCGAGTTCACCAAGtcggccgccgtcctcgcctaCGGCGCCGACTCGTCGGCCCTGGAACGCCTCGCCATCACCCAGTCCATctccggcaccggcgccctgcgcatcggcggcgccttcctcgcccgcTTCTACCCCGGCGCCAAGAACATCTACATCCCCACCCCCTCGTGGGCCAAccacggcgccgtcttcgccgacTCTGGGCTCGCCGTCCAGAAGTACCGCTACTACGACCAGAAGACCATCGGCCTCGACTTCGAGGGCATGCTCGCCGACATCAAGGCCGCGCCCAAGgcctccatcttcctcttccacgCCTGCGCCCACAACCCCACCGGCGTCGACCCGACCCCCGAGCAGTGGCGCCAGAtctccgacgccgtcaaggcgaGCGGCCACTACGCCTTCTTCGACATGGCCTACCAGGGCTTCGCCTCGGGCAACACCGACAccgacgccttcgccgtcCGCCActtcgtcgagcagggccaCAACGTCTGCCTCGCCCAGTCCTTCGCCAAGAACATGGGCCTCTACGGCGAGCGTGTCGGCgccttctccatcgtcgcccaggacgccgaggagcgcAAGCGCCTCGACTCCCAGGTCAAGATCCTTGTGCGCCCCATGTACTCTAACCCCCCTGTCCACGGCGCCCGCATCGCCTCCACCATCCtcaacgacgccgccctgAACCGCCAGTGGctcggcgaggtcaagggcatggccgaCCGCATCATCACCATGCGCGCCCTGCTCAAGGAGaacctcgagaagctcggctCCGCCCACGACTGGTCCCACATCACCAGCCAGATCGGCATGTTCGCCTACACCGGCCTGACCCCCCAGCAGAtggacgccctcgccaaggAGCACTCCGTCTACGCCACCAAGGACGGCCGCATCTCCGTCGCCGGTATCACCAGCGGCAACGTCGGCCgtctcgccgaggccatctaCAAGGTCAAGGGTTAA